From a single Dendropsophus ebraccatus isolate aDenEbr1 chromosome 8, aDenEbr1.pat, whole genome shotgun sequence genomic region:
- the LOC138800121 gene encoding circumsporozoite protein-like, protein MVERTVVTQVRRTAKAPEAAISERKPSEREKTSGHQFTLKGKVQRLSTAGEPVGWRTKERAGERKEERAGERTGEQAGELTGEQAGEQAGERKEERAGERKEERTGEQAGELTGEQAGEQAGELTGEQAGELTGEQAGELTGEQAGELTGEQAGELTGEQAGELTGEQAGELTGERKEERAGERKEERTGEQAGELTGEQAGEQAGELTGEQAGELTGEQAGELTGEQAGELTGEQAGEQAGELTGEQAGELTGEQAGELTGEQAGELTGEQAGERKEELTGEQAGEQAGELTGEQAGEQAGELTAPLYMMFAP, encoded by the exons ATGGTCGAACGTACGGTGGTCACTCAGGTGAGAAGGACAGCAAAAGCCCCTGAGGCTGCGATCAGCGAGAGGAAACCATCGGAGAGGGAGAAGACTTCTGGCCATCAGTTtacacttaaaggaaaagtccagcgg CTTTCAACTGCAGGAGAGCCGGTAGGATGGCGGACAAAAGAGCGGGCAGGAGAGCGGAAAGAAGAGCGGGCAGGAGAACGGACAGGAGAACAGGCAGGAGAGCTGACGGGAGAGCAGGCAGGAGAGCAGGCAGGAGAGCGGAAAGAAGAGCGGGCAGGAGAGCGGAAAGAAGAGCGGACAGGAGAACAGGCAGGAGAGCTGACAGGAGAGCAGGCAGGAGAGCAGGCAGGAGAGCTGACAGGAGAGCAGGCAGGAGAGCTGACAGGAGAGCAGGCAGGAGAGCTGACAGGAGAGCAGGCAGGAGAGCTGACAGGAGAGCAGGCAGGAGAGCTGACAGGAGAGCAGGCAGGAGAGCTGACAGGAGAGCAGGCAGGAGAGCTGACAGGAGAGCGGAAAGAAGAGCGGGCAGGAGAGCGGAAAGAAGAGCGGACAGGAGAACAGGCAGGAGAGCTGACAGGAGAGCAGGCAGGAGAGCAGGCAGGAGAGCTGACAGGAGAGCAGGCAGGAGAGCTGACAGGAGAGCAGGCAGGAGAGCTGACAGGAGAGCAGGCAGGAGAGCTGACAGGAGAGCAGGCAGGAGAGCAGGCAGGAGAGCTGACAGGAGAGCAGGCAGGAGAGCTGACAGGAGAGCAGGCAGGAGAGCTGACAGGAGAGCAGGCAGGAGAGCTGACAGGAGAGCAGGCAGGAGAGCGGAAAGAAGAGCTGACAGGAGAGCAGGCAGGAGAGCAGGCAGGAGAGCTGACAGGAGAGCAGGCAGGAGAGCAGGCAGGAGAGCTGACCGCTCCTCTCTATATGATGTTTGCTCCATAG